One genomic region from Natronomonas salsuginis encodes:
- a CDS encoding ABC transporter substrate-binding protein: MAPAHPASRRAFLAGATGALAAASGCVGEIRNLAGRQRTSQLSLTIKTPPAGEDPYAVRIANHLATNLSESGIATMVDPISSDVLLRDILVNHDFDLYVARYPSQSAPDELHSMLHSSYGEEAGWQNPFGFSDIEVDELLEQQRMTDGDDRIDTVHELQRQIVQLQPFTTIAFPDRIGAMRTDRFGGWPSGGLSAPTNYLELERVGETTTLRPLLRNERITRNRNPLAVEYRDQGDLTGLLYEPLVRTIDDGADPVPWLARRIEWDGAEPTAATVALRRTPWHDGEPVTADDVAFTYEFLNDTSLGTFDSPVPTPWRRGQASLVDSVNVHSDGQFRIDFATPNRELAYRALSAPILPEHIWRDRAESTEVAGIDIAGQTTEALVNSNRAAIGSGPVRFDEAVTDESLSFTSFKDHFLRTDDVDGIPARFVGGGSFDRIEFTVTPSHDAAVELLVNDEADASADGLQASVVPRIARSEGVSLTIRQADPYYHVGFNCRRAPMTDPRFRRITAQHIDRAFVVAESIEGYGLPSEAPLKGEWTPQDLTWSGEATLPFLGEDGQVDVEATRAAFREAGYQYEEGQLVRRGED; the protein is encoded by the coding sequence ATGGCTCCTGCGCACCCAGCGAGCCGCCGCGCATTTCTCGCGGGCGCGACGGGAGCGCTCGCCGCCGCGAGCGGCTGCGTTGGGGAGATCAGGAATCTCGCCGGGAGACAGCGGACCAGCCAGCTGTCGCTCACGATCAAGACCCCGCCAGCGGGAGAGGATCCGTACGCGGTCCGAATCGCGAATCATCTGGCCACTAACCTCTCCGAATCGGGGATCGCCACGATGGTCGATCCGATAAGCTCGGACGTACTGCTTCGTGACATCCTCGTCAACCACGACTTCGACCTCTACGTTGCCAGGTATCCGAGCCAGAGTGCCCCCGACGAACTCCACTCGATGCTTCACTCGTCGTACGGTGAGGAGGCCGGGTGGCAGAACCCCTTCGGCTTCAGCGATATCGAGGTTGACGAGCTGCTTGAGCAGCAACGAATGACCGACGGTGACGACAGGATCGACACGGTACACGAGTTACAGCGACAGATCGTACAGCTCCAGCCGTTTACCACCATCGCGTTCCCGGATCGAATCGGGGCCATGAGAACCGACCGATTCGGCGGATGGCCCTCCGGTGGACTCTCCGCACCGACGAATTACCTCGAGCTAGAACGCGTGGGCGAGACGACGACACTCCGACCGCTGCTCCGAAACGAACGGATCACCCGAAACCGCAATCCGCTTGCAGTCGAATACCGCGACCAGGGCGACCTCACCGGCCTGCTGTACGAACCGCTCGTCAGGACGATCGATGATGGAGCTGACCCGGTTCCGTGGCTCGCACGACGTATCGAGTGGGACGGAGCGGAACCGACGGCCGCGACCGTAGCGCTTCGGCGGACCCCGTGGCACGACGGGGAGCCGGTCACCGCGGACGACGTGGCGTTCACGTACGAGTTTCTAAACGATACCTCGCTTGGGACGTTCGACAGCCCCGTCCCGACGCCGTGGCGACGCGGCCAAGCCTCGCTCGTAGACTCCGTGAACGTGCACTCCGACGGGCAGTTCCGCATCGACTTTGCGACGCCGAACCGAGAGCTCGCCTACCGAGCCCTGAGCGCTCCGATACTCCCGGAGCACATCTGGCGAGATCGAGCCGAATCGACGGAGGTCGCCGGAATCGACATCGCGGGACAGACCACGGAAGCGCTCGTGAACTCGAACAGGGCCGCGATCGGGAGCGGGCCGGTCCGGTTCGACGAGGCCGTGACCGACGAGTCGCTCTCGTTCACCTCGTTCAAGGATCACTTCCTGCGGACGGACGACGTCGACGGGATTCCGGCGCGGTTCGTCGGTGGCGGCTCGTTCGACCGGATCGAGTTTACCGTCACGCCCTCGCACGACGCGGCCGTAGAGTTGCTCGTGAACGACGAAGCGGACGCGTCCGCCGACGGACTACAGGCCTCGGTTGTTCCCCGAATCGCCCGGTCGGAGGGCGTCTCGCTCACGATCCGACAGGCGGACCCGTACTATCACGTCGGGTTCAACTGCCGGCGAGCGCCGATGACGGACCCCCGGTTTCGACGGATCACCGCACAGCACATCGATCGGGCGTTCGTGGTGGCCGAGTCGATCGAGGGGTACGGACTGCCGTCGGAAGCCCCGCTGAAAGGAGAGTGGACACCGCAGGATCTCACGTGGAGCGGCGAAGCGACCCTCCCGTTCCTCGGTGAGGACGGCCAAGTGGACGTCGAAGCGACGCGGGCAGCGTTCCGCGAAGCCGGCTATCAGTACGAAGAGGGACAGCTCGTCAGGCGTGGGGAGGACTGA